In the genome of Pseudomonas sp. LBUM920, one region contains:
- a CDS encoding AraC family transcriptional regulator — protein MKPVRLGDLSVGFVHTLADAIQSHGLDPQPLLLQYGLDAARLAEAGARLSIPRYMRLGHAAIQLTGDPGLGLRMGQLSRLSQAGLAGVTAAQAPNVREAARTLTRFEALYGSNYRGQSSFHEDAEGAWLRFYSISPYNAYNRFVVDSIIAGWLQQLSSLAQQPVQAQRIDIEFDAPPYCDQYAVLGDGPVHFGADANQLRLSQQTLAMRNPQHCPSTWQLLLKLCEAELEQLTRTRSLRERITRLLGPMLNGGREPDLEEVAARLKLPTWTLRRKLAEEGTQFRAILNDTRRDLAMTYIRDTELAFGEIAYLLGFASAQAFQRAFRRWNNQTPGEFRRSQRHSA, from the coding sequence TTGAAGCCGGTGCGCCTCGGGGATTTGTCAGTGGGCTTCGTGCACACCCTGGCGGACGCCATTCAAAGCCACGGCCTGGACCCGCAACCGCTGCTGCTGCAATACGGCCTGGACGCAGCGCGCCTCGCCGAAGCCGGTGCGCGTCTGTCGATCCCGCGTTACATGCGCCTGGGCCATGCGGCCATCCAACTGACCGGTGACCCGGGCCTGGGCTTGCGCATGGGCCAGCTCAGCCGCTTGAGCCAGGCGGGCCTTGCAGGGGTCACCGCCGCGCAGGCGCCCAACGTGCGTGAAGCGGCGCGCACATTGACCCGGTTCGAGGCGCTGTACGGCTCCAACTATCGCGGGCAGTCGAGTTTTCACGAAGATGCCGAAGGGGCGTGGCTGCGGTTCTATTCCATCAGCCCCTACAATGCCTACAACCGCTTTGTGGTGGATTCGATCATCGCCGGCTGGCTGCAGCAATTGTCCAGTTTGGCCCAACAACCGGTGCAGGCGCAGCGCATCGACATCGAATTTGACGCGCCCCCGTATTGTGACCAGTACGCCGTGCTGGGTGACGGCCCGGTGCATTTTGGCGCCGACGCCAATCAATTGCGCCTGAGCCAGCAAACCCTGGCGATGCGCAACCCGCAGCATTGCCCGAGTACCTGGCAGCTGTTGTTGAAGTTGTGTGAAGCAGAGTTGGAGCAGTTGACGCGCACCCGCAGCCTGCGCGAGCGCATTACCCGTTTGCTGGGGCCGATGCTCAATGGCGGCCGGGAACCCGACCTGGAGGAAGTGGCGGCACGCTTGAAGCTGCCCACCTGGACCCTGCGCCGCAAACTGGCCGAAGAAGGCACGCAGTTTCGCGCGATTCTCAACGACACCCGTCGCGATCTGGCCATGACCTACATTCGTGATACGGAGTTGGCGTTCGGCGAAATCGCCTACTTGCTCGGTTTTGCCTCAGCCCAAGCCTTTCAAAGGGCGTTCAGGCGATGGAACAACCAGACCCCAGGGGAATTTCGCCGCAGTCAGCGGCATTCCGCCTGA
- a CDS encoding MarR family winged helix-turn-helix transcriptional regulator — protein sequence MSSNEPDVWFRFVRAHRTVIREIERRLAEAGLPPYAWYDALWGLESGPEGTRRMHELADVLAIERYNLTRLVDRLEKDGLVVRSRSDGDGRAAFASITDAGRVLRKKMWTIYESTVDELFLSQIEPEQRQLFADALERTAGLAVEAGVHTRNRRKI from the coding sequence ATGTCGTCGAATGAGCCTGATGTATGGTTCCGTTTTGTCAGGGCCCACAGGACGGTCATCCGTGAAATCGAGCGCCGGCTGGCTGAGGCGGGCCTGCCGCCGTACGCCTGGTATGACGCGCTGTGGGGCCTGGAAAGCGGCCCCGAGGGCACTCGCCGGATGCACGAACTCGCCGATGTGCTGGCGATCGAGCGCTATAACCTGACGCGCCTGGTGGACCGTCTGGAAAAGGACGGCCTGGTGGTGCGTTCACGTTCAGACGGCGACGGCCGAGCGGCGTTTGCCTCGATCACCGACGCGGGTCGGGTGCTGCGCAAAAAAATGTGGACGATCTACGAAAGCACCGTCGACGAGTTGTTCCTGTCGCAAATCGAGCCCGAGCAGCGCCAATTGTTTGCCGATGCCCTGGAGCGTACGGCGGGGTTGGCGGTGGAGGCGGGTGTGCACACCCGCAACCGACGCAAGATCTGA
- a CDS encoding pyruvate dehydrogenase, which translates to MPASTANAAQLCIDALNAAEPSRSSPLYTVMTMANTLEFSQQAWVIRGQSRSRRVGSWPTWFARNTGEKPLLYLHSAASSAQLCALSDETAQRGILCNDIENQPSPWPKGAQPSLPLWLANQPRCTPYDPASGEEARAIVLAGLRTLYVDGQPGFYYLALHDQETAVTLDAQDREDALRGMYPIQRRQGDVRLLGAGRALVEVAHAAQLLEQDWSITVQLWSCPSYTRLAREAAAAARWNRLHPIAPRQSCHLRDCLAGDTTPVIAVTGYPQPIVDQLGPYVDARFVALGAGSVQACAPSRFWIVVCALRALADEGCIDAHQVEIAMKRYPLE; encoded by the coding sequence ATGCCCGCCTCTACCGCTAACGCCGCGCAGCTGTGTATTGACGCACTGAACGCCGCCGAACCATCGCGAAGTTCGCCGTTGTACACGGTGATGACCATGGCCAATACCCTGGAATTCAGCCAGCAAGCCTGGGTAATTCGCGGCCAGTCACGCAGCCGACGCGTGGGGAGCTGGCCTACCTGGTTCGCGCGTAATACCGGCGAAAAACCACTGCTGTACCTGCACAGCGCGGCGTCGTCGGCGCAGCTGTGTGCGTTGTCGGATGAGACCGCGCAGCGCGGCATCCTGTGCAACGACATCGAGAACCAACCTTCGCCCTGGCCCAAAGGCGCGCAACCCTCGCTACCGCTGTGGCTGGCAAACCAGCCGCGTTGCACACCGTATGATCCGGCCTCGGGTGAAGAAGCCCGCGCGATAGTACTGGCCGGGTTGCGCACGTTGTACGTCGACGGCCAGCCCGGGTTTTATTACCTGGCGCTGCATGATCAAGAGACCGCCGTGACGCTGGATGCGCAAGACCGTGAAGATGCGCTCAGAGGCATGTACCCGATCCAACGTCGCCAAGGGGACGTGCGATTGCTCGGTGCAGGTCGGGCACTGGTGGAAGTTGCTCATGCTGCTCAGTTGCTTGAACAGGACTGGAGCATCACGGTGCAGCTGTGGAGTTGCCCCAGCTACACGCGACTGGCCCGCGAGGCTGCGGCCGCTGCGCGCTGGAATCGGCTGCACCCCATCGCGCCCCGGCAGAGCTGCCATTTGCGTGATTGCTTGGCCGGGGATACCACGCCGGTAATCGCCGTCACCGGTTATCCGCAGCCGATTGTCGATCAGCTGGGGCCGTATGTTGACGCGCGTTTTGTGGCGCTGGGCGCCGGCTCAGTGCAGGCATGTGCGCCGAGTCGTTTTTGGATCGTGGTGTGTGCGTTGAGGGCGTTGGCGGATGAAGGGTGTATTGACGCACACCAGGTGGAAATAGCGATGAAACGGTATCCACTTGAATGA
- a CDS encoding cytochrome b, with product MPWKNSDTRYSTMSIALHWLMVVLLAVVYACIELRGQFPKGSGARTLIVEMHFMFGLTVFVLVWLRLFARSLGVAPKIVPAPPQWQSLLATLMHVALYALMIGMPIAGWLIVSAEGHSVMFYGIELPPLIAENKALAKEIEGWHVLFGKIGYWLIGLHALAGILHHYVIRDNTALRMMPGGSGLGRKGGGSATKWVD from the coding sequence ATGCCGTGGAAAAACTCCGATACACGCTACAGCACCATGTCGATTGCGCTGCACTGGTTGATGGTGGTGCTACTGGCGGTGGTTTACGCCTGCATAGAGTTACGCGGCCAGTTTCCCAAAGGCAGTGGCGCGCGTACGTTGATCGTCGAAATGCACTTCATGTTTGGCCTCACTGTATTCGTGCTGGTGTGGCTACGCCTGTTCGCGCGCAGCCTGGGCGTTGCGCCGAAAATCGTGCCAGCGCCCCCGCAATGGCAAAGCCTGTTGGCCACGCTGATGCACGTTGCGCTGTACGCGTTGATGATCGGCATGCCGATCGCTGGCTGGCTGATCGTCAGTGCCGAGGGGCATTCGGTGATGTTCTATGGCATTGAGCTGCCGCCGTTGATCGCTGAAAACAAGGCGCTGGCCAAAGAAATCGAGGGCTGGCACGTGCTGTTCGGCAAGATCGGCTACTGGCTGATCGGGCTGCATGCATTGGCGGGGATCCTGCACCATTACGTGATCCGCGATAACACGGCGCTGCGCATGATGCCGGGTGGAAGCGGGCTTGGGCGCAAGGGCGGTGGATCAGCCACCAAATGGGTCGATTGA
- a CDS encoding 1-aminocyclopropane-1-carboxylate deaminase/D-cysteine desulfhydrase, translating to MGPFDWLPHAPLELLQLDWLNGVEVAVLRLDCIDPLISGNKWFKLTQHLADAQAAGARGVISLGGAHSNHLHALAAAGKRFGFPTVGLLRGHPQDTPTVLDLKAFGMQLHWLGYGGYRARHAADFWLPWHAQYPQLHPVPEGGGAMAGALGCAVLVDQVHAQLNTLGWADYDAWWLAAGTGTTLAGLTLAEAGAHAVFGAMAVPDDYGVAQNVQAIVQQGYELVDASRGGFAKVDPLLLEFMHATEQASGLPLEPLYTAKALVALKQQIEAGRFPPGTRLIFVHTGGLQGRRGFTA from the coding sequence ATGGGCCCTTTCGACTGGCTTCCCCACGCGCCCCTTGAACTGTTGCAGCTGGATTGGCTGAACGGCGTCGAGGTGGCAGTGCTGCGCCTGGATTGCATCGACCCGCTGATCAGCGGCAACAAGTGGTTCAAGCTTACCCAGCACCTGGCCGATGCCCAGGCGGCCGGAGCCCGCGGAGTCATCAGCCTCGGCGGCGCGCACTCCAACCACCTGCACGCGCTGGCGGCAGCCGGCAAACGCTTCGGTTTTCCGACCGTGGGCCTGTTGCGCGGCCATCCTCAAGACACACCCACTGTGCTCGACCTGAAAGCCTTTGGCATGCAGCTGCATTGGCTCGGCTACGGCGGCTATCGCGCGCGGCATGCGGCGGATTTCTGGTTGCCGTGGCACGCACAATACCCGCAACTTCACCCAGTGCCGGAAGGCGGCGGTGCAATGGCCGGTGCCCTGGGTTGCGCGGTATTGGTCGATCAAGTGCACGCGCAATTGAATACCCTAGGCTGGGCCGACTACGACGCCTGGTGGTTGGCGGCGGGCACCGGTACGACCCTGGCCGGGTTGACGTTGGCCGAGGCGGGCGCGCACGCAGTCTTTGGCGCGATGGCGGTGCCGGATGACTACGGCGTCGCTCAAAACGTGCAGGCTATCGTGCAGCAAGGGTATGAATTGGTGGACGCAAGCCGAGGCGGTTTCGCCAAGGTCGATCCGTTATTGCTTGAGTTCATGCACGCCACGGAGCAGGCCAGTGGTTTGCCGCTGGAGCCGCTTTACACCGCCAAGGCCTTGGTGGCGCTGAAGCAGCAAATCGAGGCCGGGCGTTTTCCCCCCGGCACTCGTCTGATCTTCGTGCATACCGGCGGCCTGCAAGGTCGCCGTGGGTTTACTGCCTAG
- the aceE gene encoding pyruvate dehydrogenase (acetyl-transferring), homodimeric type: protein MTPNNAVRLDDDPQETREWLESIESVLSTEGRPRAHYLIDQLLDFDVARHGDFYGRVTTPYVNTIPADRQLPYPGNLAIERRTNAFIRWNAMAMVLRAGKHSGVGGHIATYASAAVLYDVGFDHFFRGRTDTFDGDLVYIQGHSSPGIYGRAYLEGRISEAQLDNFRREAGGKGLSSYPHPRLMPDFWQFPTVSMGLGPITAAYQARFMRYLEFRNLKQHQGRKVWAFLGDGEMDQPESLAAISLAGREKLDNLIFVVNCNLQRLDGPVRGNAKVIQEFESLYRAAGWNVIKVIWGGGWDALLEKDQSGLLRQRMMECVDGDYQNYKSQNGAYVREHFFGKYPELLALVADMSDDEIWKLSRGGHDPDKVYNAYAAAVRHQGQPTVILAKTVKGFGMGEAGEGQNINHQLKKMGAEAVKAFRDRFGLEVADDQLDDIPYLKPAADSEEARYFAARRQALGGYVPARHSAIESLQIPELSAFASQLKDTGERAISTTMAFVRILGTLLKDPHLGKLIVPIVPDESRTFGMESLFRQIGIHSAVGQLYTPQDAGQLSYYKESKDGQIMQEGLNESGAISSWIAASTSYSNHGLMTVPFYIFYSMFGFQRVGDLAWAAGDARARGFLLGATAGRTTLMGEGLQHDDGHSHILSSVIPCCVSYDPTFAYELAVIIREGMRRMYVEQEDIYYYITLLNENYPHPAMPDSVEHGILKGMYRLSSHPQAQVQLMGSGSILREVIAAADLLEKDFAVHSDVWSVTSLTELRRDGHAAQRWNLLHPQSEPRASYVEECLAGQPGPVVVATDYMKLFADQVRPFVHGRRFVALGTDGFGQSDTRETLREFFEVDRHFIVLAALKALADDGVIGRDNITQAISRYGINVDKADPVTV from the coding sequence ATGACCCCCAATAACGCTGTAAGACTGGACGACGATCCACAGGAAACCCGCGAGTGGCTGGAGTCCATCGAATCGGTGCTGTCCACCGAAGGCCGCCCGCGCGCCCATTACCTGATAGATCAGTTGCTGGATTTCGACGTAGCGCGCCATGGTGACTTCTACGGGCGGGTGACCACACCCTACGTCAACACCATTCCCGCCGACCGCCAGTTGCCCTACCCCGGCAACCTGGCTATCGAGCGTCGCACCAATGCGTTTATCCGCTGGAACGCCATGGCCATGGTCTTGCGCGCAGGCAAACATTCCGGTGTGGGTGGGCATATCGCGACTTATGCGTCAGCTGCTGTGCTGTACGACGTAGGCTTTGACCACTTTTTCCGTGGGCGCACCGACACGTTCGACGGCGACCTGGTGTACATCCAGGGCCACTCCTCTCCTGGCATCTATGGCCGCGCGTATCTGGAGGGGCGCATCAGCGAAGCGCAGTTGGACAACTTCCGCCGTGAGGCCGGTGGCAAAGGTTTATCGTCCTACCCGCACCCGCGCTTGATGCCGGACTTCTGGCAATTCCCTACCGTCTCCATGGGGCTGGGGCCGATCACGGCGGCCTACCAGGCGCGATTCATGCGTTACCTGGAATTTCGCAACCTCAAGCAACACCAGGGCCGCAAGGTCTGGGCCTTCCTCGGTGATGGCGAAATGGACCAGCCGGAGTCCCTCGCCGCCATCTCCCTCGCCGGTCGCGAGAAACTCGACAACCTGATCTTCGTGGTCAACTGCAACCTGCAACGCCTGGACGGCCCGGTGCGCGGCAATGCCAAAGTGATTCAGGAATTCGAAAGCCTGTACCGCGCTGCCGGTTGGAATGTGATCAAAGTGATCTGGGGCGGTGGCTGGGACGCGCTGCTGGAAAAGGATCAGAGCGGCCTGCTGCGCCAGCGCATGATGGAATGCGTGGACGGCGATTATCAGAATTACAAATCGCAGAACGGCGCCTATGTACGCGAGCATTTCTTCGGTAAATACCCGGAGTTGCTGGCACTGGTTGCAGACATGTCCGACGACGAAATCTGGAAACTCTCACGCGGTGGCCATGACCCGGACAAGGTCTACAACGCCTACGCCGCTGCCGTGCGCCACCAGGGCCAACCGACGGTGATCCTGGCCAAAACCGTCAAGGGCTTCGGCATGGGTGAAGCCGGCGAAGGCCAGAACATCAACCACCAGCTGAAGAAAATGGGCGCCGAGGCGGTAAAAGCCTTCCGAGACCGCTTCGGGTTGGAAGTGGCGGATGACCAGCTCGACGACATCCCCTACCTCAAGCCCGCTGCCGACAGCGAAGAAGCCCGCTACTTCGCCGCGCGTCGCCAAGCCTTGGGCGGCTATGTGCCCGCACGCCACAGTGCCATCGAGTCATTGCAAATCCCCGAACTGAGCGCATTTGCGTCCCAACTCAAAGACACGGGCGAGCGCGCCATTTCCACCACCATGGCCTTTGTGCGCATCCTTGGCACGCTGCTCAAAGACCCGCACCTGGGCAAGCTGATCGTGCCAATCGTGCCGGATGAATCGCGCACCTTCGGCATGGAAAGCCTGTTCCGTCAGATCGGCATCCATTCAGCGGTGGGTCAGCTTTACACCCCACAGGATGCCGGGCAACTGAGCTACTACAAGGAGAGCAAGGACGGACAGATAATGCAGGAAGGCCTGAACGAATCCGGCGCCATTTCCTCGTGGATCGCGGCCAGTACGTCCTACAGCAACCACGGCCTGATGACCGTGCCGTTCTACATTTTCTATTCGATGTTCGGCTTCCAGCGCGTCGGCGACCTGGCCTGGGCGGCGGGCGATGCGCGGGCGCGCGGGTTCCTGCTGGGGGCCACGGCGGGGCGTACCACGCTGATGGGCGAAGGCCTCCAGCATGACGACGGCCACAGCCATATTCTGTCGTCAGTGATCCCGTGCTGCGTATCGTATGACCCGACGTTTGCCTACGAGCTGGCGGTGATCATTCGCGAAGGCATGCGGCGCATGTACGTCGAGCAAGAGGACATTTACTACTACATCACCCTGCTCAACGAGAACTACCCACACCCTGCCATGCCCGATAGCGTGGAGCACGGGATTCTCAAGGGCATGTATCGACTCAGCAGCCACCCGCAAGCGCAGGTGCAATTGATGGGCAGTGGCTCGATTTTGCGCGAAGTGATCGCCGCGGCCGACTTGCTCGAAAAGGACTTCGCCGTGCACAGCGACGTGTGGAGCGTCACCAGCCTGACCGAGCTGCGCCGTGACGGGCACGCGGCGCAGCGCTGGAACCTGCTGCACCCGCAAAGCGAGCCACGCGCGAGTTACGTTGAGGAATGCCTCGCCGGGCAACCCGGGCCGGTGGTGGTGGCCACGGACTACATGAAGTTATTCGCCGATCAGGTTCGCCCCTTCGTCCACGGCCGTCGCTTTGTAGCGCTGGGCACCGACGGGTTCGGGCAATCGGATACCCGCGAAACCTTGCGTGAGTTTTTCGAAGTGGACCGGCACTTTATCGTGCTGGCGGCCTTGAAGGCACTGGCCGATGACGGCGTGATCGGCCGGGACAACATCACTCAGGCCATCAGTCGCTACGGGATCAACGTCGACAAGGCGGATCCCGTAACGGTCTGA
- a CDS encoding NADPH-dependent 2,4-dienoyl-CoA reductase, with product MTAAAYPHLLAPLDLGFTTLRNRTLMGSMHTGLEEKPGGFERMAAYFAERARGGVGLMVTGGIGPNDEGGVYAGAAKLTTDEEAQKHKIVTQAVHEAGGKICMQILHAGRYAYSPKQVAPSAIQAPINPFKPKELDEEGIEKQIQDFVTCSLLAQVAEYDGVEIMGSEGYFINQFLAAHTNHRTDRWGGSYENRMRLAVDIVRRVREAVGPNFIIIFRLSMLDLVEGGSSWEEIVQLAKAIEQAGATLINTGIGWHEARIPTIATKVPRGAFSKVTAKLRGAVQIPLITTNRINTPEVAEQILAEGDADMVSMARPFLADPDFVNKAAAGRADEINTCIGCNQACLDHTFGGKLTTCLVNPRACYETELNYLPVKQIKKIAVVGAGPAGLAAATVAAERGHQVTLFDSASEIGGQFNIAKRVPGKEEFFETLRYFKRKLQTTHVEVCLNTRVDVAQLAAGGYDEIILATGIAPRTPAIPGIDNAKVLSYLDVILERKPVGKRVAVIGAGGIGFDVSEFLVHAGVSTSLDREAFWKEWGIDTQLQARGGVAGIKPAPHAPAREVFLLQRKTSKVGDGLGKTTGWIHRTGLKNKRVQMLNSVEYLSIDDQGLHIRIGADGEPQLLAVDNIVICAGQDPLRELQDGLIAAGQNVHLIGGADVAAELDAKRAINQGSRLAAEL from the coding sequence ATGACCGCTGCTGCCTACCCGCACCTGCTGGCCCCGTTGGACCTGGGTTTCACCACCTTGCGCAATCGCACCCTGATGGGCTCGATGCACACAGGCCTTGAAGAAAAGCCAGGTGGTTTCGAGCGCATGGCCGCCTATTTTGCCGAGCGCGCCCGTGGCGGTGTCGGCCTGATGGTCACCGGCGGTATTGGCCCGAATGACGAGGGCGGCGTGTATGCCGGTGCAGCCAAGCTGACCACTGATGAGGAAGCGCAGAAGCACAAGATCGTGACTCAGGCCGTGCACGAAGCAGGCGGCAAGATCTGCATGCAGATCCTTCACGCCGGGCGGTATGCCTACAGCCCCAAGCAGGTCGCACCGAGCGCGATCCAGGCGCCGATCAACCCGTTCAAGCCCAAGGAGCTGGACGAGGAAGGCATCGAGAAGCAGATTCAGGACTTTGTCACCTGTTCGCTGCTGGCCCAGGTCGCCGAATACGACGGCGTGGAAATCATGGGCTCCGAGGGCTACTTCATTAACCAGTTCCTCGCCGCCCACACCAACCACCGCACCGACCGTTGGGGTGGCAGCTACGAAAACCGCATGCGCCTGGCGGTCGACATCGTGCGCCGCGTGCGCGAAGCCGTGGGCCCGAACTTCATTATTATTTTCCGCCTGTCGATGCTTGACCTGGTCGAAGGCGGCAGCAGTTGGGAAGAAATCGTGCAGTTGGCCAAGGCCATCGAGCAAGCCGGTGCGACCCTCATCAACACCGGTATCGGCTGGCACGAAGCGCGTATCCCGACCATCGCCACCAAAGTGCCGCGTGGCGCGTTCAGTAAAGTCACCGCCAAGCTGCGCGGTGCGGTGCAGATTCCGCTGATTACTACCAACCGTATCAATACGCCGGAAGTTGCCGAGCAGATCCTCGCCGAGGGCGATGCCGACATGGTCTCAATGGCGCGGCCGTTCCTGGCAGACCCGGATTTCGTCAACAAGGCCGCTGCCGGCCGCGCCGATGAAATCAATACCTGCATCGGCTGCAACCAGGCCTGCCTGGACCACACCTTTGGCGGCAAGCTGACCACCTGCCTGGTCAACCCGCGCGCTTGCTACGAAACCGAGCTGAACTATCTGCCGGTCAAGCAGATCAAGAAAATCGCCGTGGTCGGCGCCGGTCCTGCGGGCCTGGCAGCGGCTACCGTGGCGGCGGAGCGCGGCCATCAAGTGACCTTGTTCGATTCCGCCAGCGAAATCGGCGGTCAGTTCAATATCGCCAAGCGCGTGCCGGGCAAAGAGGAGTTCTTTGAAACCCTGCGCTACTTCAAGCGCAAACTGCAGACCACCCACGTCGAGGTGTGCCTCAACACCCGTGTGGATGTCGCGCAACTGGCGGCGGGCGGGTATGACGAGATTATCCTGGCCACCGGCATTGCGCCGCGTACGCCAGCGATTCCAGGCATCGACAACGCCAAGGTGCTGAGCTACCTGGACGTGATTCTTGAGCGCAAGCCGGTGGGCAAGCGCGTGGCGGTGATCGGCGCTGGCGGTATCGGCTTTGACGTCTCTGAATTTCTGGTGCACGCAGGCGTGTCCACCAGCCTGGACCGCGAAGCGTTCTGGAAAGAGTGGGGCATCGACACGCAACTGCAAGCCCGTGGCGGCGTGGCCGGCATCAAGCCTGCGCCGCATGCGCCGGCGCGTGAAGTGTTCCTGCTGCAACGCAAAACCTCCAAGGTCGGCGACGGCCTGGGCAAGACCACCGGCTGGATCCATCGCACAGGCCTGAAGAACAAGCGTGTGCAGATGCTCAACAGCGTCGAATACCTGAGCATCGATGACCAGGGTCTGCATATCCGCATCGGCGCCGACGGCGAGCCGCAGCTGCTGGCGGTGGACAACATCGTCATCTGCGCCGGGCAAGACCCGCTGCGCGAATTGCAGGACGGCCTAATCGCCGCAGGCCAGAACGTGCACCTGATCGGCGGCGCCGACGTGGCGGCCGAGCTGGATGCCAAGCGCGCCATCAACCAGGGCTCGCGCCTCGCTGCCGAGTTGTAA
- a CDS encoding DUF2242 domain-containing protein: protein MSTSFHLRSLGLALVLAGAAGCSSPKTAIYEHENFDDSGTFSRDYPVSDVAACEAARRALLSQGYIITSSDPKLVVGNKSFQQTGETHLQISFNVVCADDGKGNNHSTMFANALQDRYALKKVNNSASLGVGVLGSVSMPIGSTDDSMVKVASETVSAPKFYDRYFALVDVFLPQEVKKAEHIPEKPKADLGVPEPKAAPVAEKVEAPKEEPAAPAASQTVTPPAETTPIAPKEEPAPTPASEPAPAPTNPSLPAPTEAIPPLPTPAQ, encoded by the coding sequence ATGTCGACATCATTTCACTTGCGTAGCCTCGGGTTGGCGCTGGTGCTGGCGGGCGCCGCGGGCTGCTCGTCACCCAAGACCGCTATTTATGAACATGAGAATTTCGACGACTCCGGTACGTTCTCCCGTGATTACCCGGTCAGCGACGTGGCGGCCTGCGAAGCGGCGCGGCGTGCCCTGCTGAGCCAGGGTTACATCATCACCAGCAGCGATCCGAAGCTGGTCGTGGGTAACAAGAGCTTTCAGCAGACCGGCGAGACGCACCTGCAGATCAGCTTCAACGTGGTGTGTGCCGATGACGGCAAAGGCAATAACCACTCGACGATGTTTGCCAACGCCTTGCAGGATCGCTATGCGCTGAAGAAGGTCAACAACTCCGCAAGCCTCGGTGTGGGTGTGCTGGGCTCGGTGTCGATGCCGATCGGCTCCACCGATGACTCGATGGTCAAGGTGGCGAGCGAGACGGTCTCGGCGCCCAAGTTCTACGACCGTTATTTCGCGCTGGTGGATGTATTCCTGCCGCAGGAAGTGAAGAAGGCCGAGCATATCCCCGAGAAGCCCAAGGCTGACCTCGGTGTGCCGGAACCCAAGGCGGCGCCGGTAGCCGAGAAGGTCGAGGCACCGAAGGAAGAACCGGCAGCGCCGGCTGCTTCGCAAACGGTGACGCCGCCCGCCGAGACGACACCGATTGCACCCAAGGAAGAGCCGGCCCCGACCCCGGCAAGCGAGCCGGCCCCGGCGCCGACCAATCCGAGCCTGCCGGCGCCGACAGAGGCGATTCCGCCGCTGCCCACGCCCGCGCAGTAA
- a CDS encoding carbon-nitrogen hydrolase family protein: protein MRKLLAFTLVMALVAAVTAYLVWTQERPVAHYLSDLRISLAVNEGEPADRGNLLGIQPELFPADYQSLERLHLKLAAYLQKARDQGLINQKTIVVLPEHIGTWLMLSGEKNELYQAVHLKDAMNWLSASNPLQFARAWISATGDNRMDDAYLRMKASAMARDYQLLFGGLAKEFGVTLVAGSITLPNPSVEQGQLHVGHGPLYNASLVFGADGLPVGQPQRQFYPIYDERGFIQPGDENIVNVVDTPAGRLGILIGSDSWYPDNYRKLNEQGAQLVAVPAFVTGRETWDRPWRGFKSVSTPPEISLKPEELSEGEAWHRLTLISQQPISQASAGMSVFLRGQFWDLGTAGHSFLSSNGRVNADSGARGARLLNIWL from the coding sequence ATGCGTAAACTTCTAGCGTTCACCCTCGTCATGGCCCTGGTTGCCGCCGTCACCGCGTATCTGGTCTGGACCCAGGAGCGCCCTGTGGCGCACTACCTGTCGGACCTGCGCATTTCCCTGGCCGTCAATGAAGGCGAACCTGCCGATCGTGGCAACTTGCTCGGCATTCAGCCGGAGTTGTTTCCCGCCGATTACCAGAGCCTGGAACGCCTGCACCTGAAGCTCGCGGCGTACCTGCAAAAGGCCCGTGATCAGGGGCTGATCAATCAAAAGACCATCGTGGTCCTGCCCGAACATATCGGCACCTGGCTGATGCTCAGCGGCGAAAAAAACGAGTTATACCAGGCGGTCCATTTAAAAGACGCGATGAACTGGCTGTCGGCCAGCAACCCTCTGCAGTTTGCGCGCGCATGGATCAGCGCCACCGGCGACAACCGCATGGATGACGCCTACCTGCGTATGAAAGCCTCCGCGATGGCGCGCGACTACCAGCTGTTGTTCGGCGGCCTGGCCAAAGAGTTTGGCGTCACGCTGGTGGCCGGCTCCATCACCCTGCCCAACCCGAGTGTCGAACAAGGCCAGCTGCATGTCGGTCATGGCCCGCTGTATAACGCCAGCCTGGTGTTCGGTGCCGACGGTTTGCCAGTGGGCCAGCCACAGCGCCAGTTCTACCCGATCTATGATGAGCGCGGTTTTATCCAACCGGGCGACGAAAATATCGTCAACGTGGTCGATACCCCGGCCGGGCGCCTGGGCATCCTGATCGGCAGCGACAGCTGGTACCCGGACAACTACCGCAAACTCAACGAGCAAGGCGCGCAGTTGGTCGCCGTGCCGGCGTTTGTGACCGGCCGCGAGACATGGGATCGCCCATGGCGCGGGTTTAAAAGCGTGTCGACGCCACCCGAAATCAGCCTCAAGCCCGAGGAACTCAGCGAAGGCGAAGCCTGGCACCGTCTGACCCTGATCAGCCAACAACCGATCAGCCAGGCAAGCGCCGGCATGAGCGTGTTCCTGCGTGGGCAGTTCTGGGATCTGGGCACTGCCGGGCACAGCTTTCTCAGCAGCAACGGGCGAGTCAACGCCGACAGCGGCGCCCGTGGCGCACGCCTGCTGAATATCTGGTTGTAA